Proteins encoded together in one Nocardioides oleivorans window:
- a CDS encoding tetratricopeptide repeat protein, protein MAEDRRGQRPSRGGQGGGRGGSSGGARGGSSSSRGESSRGGSSRGGDSRGDSRGDSRGRGPRDDAARGKGGSSRGGYQGKSDGKRPSSSSQKAFRPRAEERPRTADQAAYDGPDLPEGITGAELDRGVRAQLKGLPEKLAARVARHLAAAGAFIDDDPELAYRHALAARARASRIAVVREAAGETAYAAGHYAEALAELRAAKRMNGATDYLPIMADCHRALGNPEQAIKLAKSPSVANFSSEAKAEMTLVEAGARRDMGQLDASLRTLELAPLTSKSRQSWVVRLRYAYADTLEAAGREADALAWFHRTHAIDSDELTDAAERADLIERRQS, encoded by the coding sequence GTGGCCGAGGACCGTCGTGGACAGCGTCCGTCGCGAGGCGGACAGGGCGGCGGACGAGGAGGCTCGTCCGGTGGCGCCCGGGGCGGATCGTCGTCCTCCCGTGGTGAGTCCTCGCGCGGCGGTTCGTCCCGCGGAGGCGACTCCCGCGGTGACTCCCGAGGTGACTCCCGAGGTCGCGGCCCACGCGACGACGCGGCGCGTGGCAAGGGTGGCTCCTCCCGCGGCGGCTACCAGGGCAAGTCCGACGGCAAGCGCCCGTCCAGCTCGTCGCAGAAGGCGTTCCGGCCGCGCGCTGAGGAGAGGCCCCGCACGGCCGACCAGGCGGCGTACGACGGCCCCGACCTGCCCGAGGGCATCACGGGTGCCGAGCTCGACCGGGGCGTGCGCGCGCAGCTGAAGGGCCTGCCCGAGAAGCTCGCCGCACGCGTGGCCCGCCACCTGGCCGCCGCTGGTGCCTTCATCGACGACGACCCGGAGCTGGCCTACCGCCACGCGCTGGCCGCGCGGGCACGCGCCTCCCGGATCGCCGTCGTGCGCGAAGCGGCGGGGGAGACGGCGTACGCCGCCGGCCACTACGCCGAGGCACTCGCCGAGCTCCGCGCCGCGAAGCGGATGAACGGCGCGACCGACTACCTGCCGATCATGGCGGACTGCCACCGTGCGCTGGGCAACCCGGAGCAGGCGATCAAGCTTGCCAAGAGCCCCTCGGTCGCGAACTTCAGCTCCGAGGCCAAGGCCGAGATGACGCTCGTCGAGGCCGGTGCCCGCCGCGACATGGGCCAGCTGGACGCCTCGCTGCGCACGCTCGAGCTGGCTCCGCTGACGTCGAAGAGCAGGCAGTCCTGGGTGGTGCGGCTGCGGTACGCGTACGCCGACACGCTCGAGGCGGCGGGGCGCGAGGCCGACGCCCTGGCCTGGTTCCACCGCACCCACGCCATCGACTCCGACGAGCTCACCGACGCCGCCGAGCGCGCGGACCTGATCGAGCGTCGACAGTCCTGA
- a CDS encoding DUF3145 family protein produces MASRPDGPATRGILYVHSAPSALCPHIEWAVGGVLGVAVSLDWTPQPAQPGSYRAELSWSGSAGTAAAVASALRGWNHLRFEITEEPTSSTEGTRFSCTPDLGIFHAITGPHGDILIPEDRLKAAVVKAALGDTTLLLEIDHLLGKPWDDELETFRHAGEGAPVRWLHQVV; encoded by the coding sequence ATTGCTTCCCGTCCGGACGGTCCGGCGACGAGGGGCATTCTCTACGTGCACTCTGCTCCCTCTGCACTCTGCCCGCACATCGAGTGGGCCGTGGGCGGAGTCCTCGGAGTTGCCGTCTCGCTCGACTGGACGCCTCAGCCTGCCCAGCCGGGGTCCTACCGCGCCGAGCTCTCCTGGAGCGGCTCCGCGGGGACTGCCGCTGCGGTGGCGTCGGCGCTGCGCGGGTGGAACCACCTGCGCTTCGAGATCACCGAGGAGCCCACGTCGTCGACGGAGGGCACCCGCTTCTCCTGCACGCCCGACCTGGGGATCTTCCACGCCATCACCGGGCCGCACGGCGACATCCTGATCCCCGAGGACCGCCTCAAGGCGGCCGTGGTCAAGGCCGCCCTCGGCGACACCACGTTGCTGCTCGAGATCGACCACCTCCTCGGCAAGCCGTGGGACGACGAGCTCGAGACCTTCCGCCACGCAGGCGAGGGCGCACCGGTGCGCTGGCTGCACCAGGTGGTGTGA
- a CDS encoding acyl-CoA carboxylase subunit beta, with protein MTTTAAKPARLPREDDPRNPVHRLTALLDEGTLELITPDDESGMLAAVGRVDGTQVVAFCSDATVMGGAMGDVGCRVVVDAYHRALTDGVPIIGLWHSGGARLAEGVLSLHAVGRIFQVMTQASGVIPQVSVVLGPAAGGAAYGPALTDVVILGPEGRIFVTGPDVVRSVTGEDVDMLRLGGPEPHGRRSGVVHILTDSEREALDKARTVASLLGAQGSLAADSVEDRDLGALLPESKKRAYDVHPLVDGLLDEGTMQELHARWAPNIVTALGRFGGRTVGVVANNPLRLGGCLDSLSAEKASRFVRMCDAFGVPLVVLVDVPGYLPGVGQEWDGVVRRGAKLLHAFGECVVPRVTLVTRKTYGGAYIAMNARSLGATRVFAWPGAEVAVMGAVAAIRILHRRKLAEVSPEIRPQVEAELATEHERIAGGVDKAVEIGVVDEVVEPTRTRSAIAQAMRQEIDTAGVRRGHHGNIPL; from the coding sequence ATGACCACCACCGCCGCCAAGCCGGCCCGGCTCCCCCGCGAGGACGACCCGCGCAACCCGGTGCACCGGCTCACCGCGCTCCTCGACGAGGGCACGCTCGAGCTGATCACCCCCGACGACGAGTCCGGCATGCTCGCCGCCGTCGGCCGGGTCGACGGCACCCAGGTCGTCGCCTTCTGTAGCGACGCCACCGTGATGGGCGGCGCGATGGGCGACGTCGGCTGCCGCGTGGTCGTCGACGCCTACCACCGCGCGCTGACCGACGGCGTGCCGATCATCGGTCTCTGGCACTCCGGCGGCGCCCGTCTGGCCGAGGGGGTGCTCTCGCTGCACGCGGTCGGTCGCATCTTCCAGGTGATGACCCAGGCCTCCGGCGTGATCCCGCAGGTCTCCGTCGTGCTCGGCCCCGCCGCAGGTGGCGCCGCCTACGGTCCGGCGCTCACCGACGTCGTCATCCTCGGCCCCGAGGGACGCATCTTCGTGACCGGACCCGACGTGGTCCGCTCGGTCACCGGCGAGGACGTCGACATGCTGCGCCTGGGCGGTCCCGAGCCGCACGGCCGTCGCTCCGGCGTCGTCCACATCCTCACCGACTCCGAGCGCGAGGCGCTCGACAAGGCACGCACCGTGGCCTCGCTCCTCGGCGCCCAGGGCAGCCTCGCGGCCGACTCCGTCGAGGACCGCGACCTCGGCGCCCTCCTGCCCGAGTCCAAGAAGCGTGCCTACGACGTGCACCCGCTCGTCGACGGCCTGCTCGACGAGGGCACCATGCAGGAGCTCCACGCGCGCTGGGCGCCTAACATCGTCACCGCGCTGGGCCGCTTCGGCGGGCGCACGGTCGGCGTGGTCGCCAACAACCCGCTGCGCCTCGGTGGGTGCCTCGACTCCCTCTCGGCCGAGAAGGCCTCCCGCTTCGTGCGGATGTGCGACGCCTTCGGGGTCCCGCTGGTCGTCCTCGTGGACGTCCCGGGCTACCTCCCCGGCGTCGGCCAGGAGTGGGACGGAGTCGTACGCCGCGGGGCCAAGCTGCTGCACGCCTTCGGGGAGTGCGTGGTCCCGCGGGTCACGCTCGTGACGCGCAAGACCTACGGCGGCGCCTACATCGCGATGAACGCCCGCTCGCTCGGCGCCACCCGCGTCTTCGCGTGGCCGGGCGCCGAGGTGGCCGTCATGGGCGCCGTGGCCGCCATCCGGATCCTGCACCGCCGCAAGCTCGCCGAGGTCTCCCCCGAGATCCGCCCGCAGGTCGAGGCCGAGCTGGCCACCGAGCACGAGCGCATCGCCGGCGGCGTCGACAAGGCGGTCGAGATCGGGGTGGTCGACGAGGTCGTCGAGCCCACCCGCACCCGCAGCGCGATCGCGCAGGCCATGCGCCAGGAAATCGACACCGCGGGCGTACGCCGCGGACACCACGGCAACATCCCGCTCTGA
- the fabF gene encoding beta-ketoacyl-ACP synthase II has protein sequence MPSTRVVVTGLGTTSPVGGDVPSTWQALLSGTSGIARLTDEWVDQLPVKIGGRVAVEPSEVLERVKARRLDRSSQFAMVAADQAWADAGLEGSGLEPERLAVALASGIGGVTTLLANYDTLLEKGARRVSPLAVPMLMPNAPAANVSLKYGARAAVHAPTSACASGNEAIAMAIDMIRLGRADVVLAGGTEAAIHPLPMAAFANMMALSKTGTDDDRDPATVSRPWDSGRDGFVLGEGGAVLVLESEEHARARGAKIYAEVRGAGISNDAHDIAQPDPEGRGGTRAIKMALREGDVDPATVVHVNAHATSTPKGDIAEGLMLHAVLGEHVDRCVVTSTKSMTGHLLGGAGALEAVATVMALHDRVSPPTINLDDKDPEVELDIPTERRDLPAGDIVALNNSFGFGGANVAVAFGSI, from the coding sequence ATGCCCTCGACCCGCGTAGTCGTCACCGGCCTCGGCACCACCTCCCCCGTCGGAGGGGACGTCCCCTCCACGTGGCAGGCCCTGCTGTCCGGCACCTCCGGCATCGCGCGCCTGACCGACGAGTGGGTCGACCAGCTTCCGGTGAAGATCGGCGGGCGGGTCGCCGTCGAGCCGTCCGAGGTCCTCGAGCGGGTCAAGGCCCGCCGCCTCGACCGCTCCAGCCAGTTCGCGATGGTCGCCGCCGACCAGGCCTGGGCCGACGCCGGTCTCGAGGGCTCCGGGCTCGAGCCCGAGCGCCTCGCCGTGGCCCTCGCCTCCGGCATCGGTGGCGTCACCACGCTCCTCGCCAACTACGACACGCTCCTCGAGAAGGGCGCCCGCCGGGTCTCGCCGCTCGCGGTGCCGATGCTCATGCCCAACGCCCCCGCCGCCAACGTGAGCCTGAAGTACGGCGCCCGCGCCGCGGTCCACGCGCCCACGTCCGCCTGCGCCTCGGGCAACGAGGCCATCGCCATGGCGATCGACATGATCCGCCTCGGCCGCGCCGACGTCGTGCTCGCCGGCGGCACCGAGGCCGCGATCCACCCGCTCCCGATGGCTGCCTTCGCCAACATGATGGCGCTGTCGAAGACCGGCACCGACGACGACCGCGATCCCGCGACGGTCTCGCGTCCCTGGGACTCCGGTCGCGACGGGTTCGTCCTCGGCGAGGGCGGCGCCGTGCTGGTCCTCGAGTCCGAGGAGCACGCCCGCGCGCGCGGCGCGAAGATCTACGCCGAGGTCCGCGGCGCCGGCATCAGCAACGACGCCCACGACATCGCCCAGCCCGACCCCGAGGGTCGCGGCGGCACCCGTGCCATCAAGATGGCCCTGCGCGAGGGCGACGTCGACCCGGCCACGGTCGTCCACGTCAACGCCCACGCCACCTCGACGCCCAAGGGCGACATCGCCGAGGGCCTCATGCTCCACGCCGTGCTCGGCGAGCACGTCGACCGCTGCGTCGTCACGAGCACGAAGTCGATGACCGGTCACCTCCTCGGTGGCGCCGGCGCGCTCGAGGCCGTCGCGACCGTGATGGCACTGCACGACCGGGTCAGCCCACCCACGATCAACCTCGACGACAAGGACCCCGAGGTCGAGCTCGACATCCCGACCGAGAGGCGCGACCTCCCGGCGGGCGACATCGTGGCCCTCAACAACTCCTTCGGCTTCGGCGGCGCCAACGTCGCCGTCGCGTTCGGATCGATCTGA
- a CDS encoding acyl carrier protein encodes MATTEEIRADLADIVNEVAGVDADDVQLDKSFVDDLDVDSLSMVEVVVAAEEKFGVTIPDDEVKNLKTVGDAVAFIERSQG; translated from the coding sequence ATGGCCACCACCGAAGAAATCCGCGCCGACCTCGCTGACATCGTCAACGAGGTGGCCGGCGTCGACGCCGACGACGTCCAGCTGGACAAGTCCTTCGTGGACGACCTCGACGTCGACTCGCTCTCCATGGTCGAGGTCGTCGTGGCCGCCGAGGAGAAGTTCGGCGTGACCATCCCCGACGACGAGGTCAAGAACCTCAAGACCGTCGGCGACGCCGTCGCGTTCATCGAGCGCTCCCAGGGCTGA
- a CDS encoding beta-ketoacyl-ACP synthase III, with amino-acid sequence MAAISGAVGAPHARIMGIGAYRPSRLVPNSEVVDAIDSSDEWIQQRSGIRTRRFATPEETIQVMSVASSRIAIERAGISPEQIDCVVVATVSHLLQTPAIAPAIAHELGTGNAAAFDISAACAGFCHGVSLGADMVRGGSARHVLVIGVERLSDITDMTDRGTAFIFADGAGAVVIGPSETPGIGPVVWGSDGEAYDYIRQREDWRDVVGSEDSPGSGVMPHLTMQGNPVFRWASFTMSKVAVQALEAAGVAPEDLDVFVPHQANMRIIDAMARSMKLPASVRIGRDVADQGNTSAASIPLALDRMIAEGDARSGDTALLIAFGAGLAYAAQVVTVP; translated from the coding sequence ATGGCCGCCATCTCGGGCGCCGTCGGCGCCCCGCACGCACGCATCATGGGCATCGGCGCCTACCGCCCCTCGCGCCTGGTCCCCAACTCCGAGGTCGTCGACGCGATCGACTCCAGCGACGAGTGGATCCAGCAGCGCTCCGGCATCCGGACGCGCCGCTTCGCCACGCCCGAGGAGACCATCCAGGTGATGAGCGTGGCGTCCTCGCGCATCGCGATCGAGCGCGCCGGGATCAGCCCCGAGCAGATCGACTGCGTCGTGGTCGCCACCGTGAGCCACCTGCTCCAGACCCCGGCCATCGCGCCGGCGATCGCGCACGAGCTCGGCACCGGCAACGCGGCGGCCTTCGACATCTCCGCGGCCTGCGCAGGCTTCTGCCACGGCGTGTCGCTGGGCGCCGACATGGTGCGGGGCGGCAGCGCCCGCCACGTCCTCGTCATCGGCGTCGAGCGGCTCTCCGACATCACCGACATGACCGACCGTGGCACGGCGTTCATCTTCGCCGACGGCGCCGGCGCAGTGGTGATCGGACCCAGCGAGACCCCGGGCATCGGTCCTGTCGTGTGGGGCTCCGACGGCGAGGCCTACGACTACATCCGCCAGCGCGAGGACTGGCGCGACGTGGTGGGCTCCGAGGACTCCCCCGGCTCCGGCGTGATGCCGCACCTCACCATGCAGGGCAACCCGGTCTTCCGGTGGGCGTCGTTCACCATGTCCAAGGTCGCCGTCCAGGCCCTCGAGGCGGCCGGGGTCGCCCCCGAGGACCTCGACGTCTTCGTCCCCCACCAGGCCAACATGCGCATCATCGACGCGATGGCGCGCTCGATGAAGCTGCCCGCGTCCGTCCGCATCGGTCGCGACGTCGCCGACCAGGGCAACACCTCGGCCGCGTCGATCCCGCTCGCGCTCGACCGGATGATCGCCGAGGGAGACGCCCGCAGCGGCGACACCGCGCTCCTGATCGCCTTCGGAGCAGGGCTGGCCTACGCCGCCCAGGTCGTCACCGTCCCCTGA
- a CDS encoding acyltransferase domain-containing protein — MLVIVAPGQGAQTPGFLTPWLEDPTFAARFDWLATVAGIDLAHYGTEADADTIRDTKIAQPLLVATGLVAALDLFPHPADAFARIGAVAGHSVGELTAAAGARVMTAEQAMVLVRERGNAMAGAAATTATGMTAVLGGDREEVLATIERHGLTPANDNGPGQVVAAGTLDQLAAFAEDGPEKARLMPLSVAGAFHTTHMAPAVDRLASLARSVSTHDPRTPVISNRDGQVVHDGREVLRRIVGQIANPVRWDLCLETMSDLGVTGILEMPPAGTLTGIAKRALKGVETFALKTPDQLDAARDFCDKHGEASMIETTPTWRMVVSPAKGTFHLASEAVERDVLAPGTTIGAVASLRDRTDITAPHGGSVVEWLVEDGDLVSPGQPLLRLHPEATH, encoded by the coding sequence GTGCTCGTCATCGTCGCTCCCGGTCAAGGGGCCCAGACCCCCGGTTTCCTCACCCCCTGGCTGGAGGACCCCACCTTCGCCGCACGGTTCGACTGGCTGGCGACCGTCGCCGGCATCGACCTGGCCCACTACGGCACCGAGGCCGACGCCGACACCATCCGCGACACGAAGATCGCGCAGCCGCTGCTGGTCGCGACCGGCCTGGTCGCGGCCCTCGACCTCTTCCCCCACCCGGCCGACGCGTTCGCGCGGATCGGCGCGGTGGCCGGGCACAGCGTCGGCGAGCTGACCGCCGCCGCCGGCGCGCGCGTGATGACCGCCGAGCAGGCGATGGTGCTGGTGCGTGAGCGGGGCAACGCGATGGCCGGCGCTGCCGCGACCACCGCCACCGGCATGACCGCGGTGCTCGGCGGCGACCGCGAGGAGGTGCTCGCCACGATCGAGCGCCACGGACTGACCCCCGCCAACGACAACGGTCCCGGCCAGGTGGTCGCGGCCGGCACCCTGGACCAGCTCGCCGCCTTCGCCGAGGACGGGCCCGAGAAGGCGCGGCTGATGCCGCTGAGCGTCGCGGGCGCGTTCCACACGACCCACATGGCCCCCGCCGTCGACCGACTCGCCTCGCTGGCCCGCTCGGTGTCGACCCACGACCCGCGCACGCCGGTCATCTCCAACCGCGACGGCCAGGTCGTCCACGACGGGCGCGAGGTGCTGCGCCGCATCGTCGGCCAGATCGCCAACCCGGTCCGCTGGGACCTGTGCCTGGAGACGATGAGCGACCTCGGCGTCACCGGCATCCTCGAGATGCCGCCGGCCGGCACGCTCACCGGCATCGCCAAGCGCGCGCTCAAGGGTGTGGAGACCTTCGCCCTCAAGACGCCCGACCAGCTCGACGCCGCCCGCGACTTCTGCGACAAGCACGGCGAGGCCTCGATGATCGAGACCACCCCGACCTGGCGGATGGTGGTCTCACCGGCCAAGGGCACGTTCCACCTCGCCTCGGAGGCGGTCGAGCGTGACGTCCTGGCCCCCGGTACGACGATCGGCGCCGTCGCCAGCCTGCGCGACCGCACCGACATCACGGCGCCGCACGGCGGCTCGGTCGTCGAGTGGCTCGTCGAGGACGGTGACCTGGTCTCCCCGGGCCAGCCCCTCCTGCGGCTCCACCCCGAGGCGACGCACTGA
- a CDS encoding PucR family transcriptional regulator, whose product MPPSRRRAADALRNSTGALSTAATGRMSSDLPWFDDLSAQDRSWVGLIVQAGIRGFVDWYDREVTASAHDPLDVVVFGAAPRELTGVISLQQTVELVRLSIRVVETTIDDLLDPEDAGEVHGAVLLYAREVAFATAAVYARAAESRGAWDARLEALVVDAVVRAETDESVLSRASALGWGAHGDVAVVLGSVPPHRAELDVFESVRRSARTADMDALCATQGDRLVVVLGGVADPLKAATHLIDHFGAGPVVVGPVTADLAHAYASARDALSAHRAASGWPDAPRPVASRDLLPERALAGDGHARRHLVDEVYLPLVAARGTLLETLAAWFEHGSSIEGTARALFVHPNTVRYRLRQVADTTGWSPTRPREAFALQLALILGRQSGRTEP is encoded by the coding sequence ATGCCCCCGTCCAGACGCCGCGCCGCGGACGCGCTGCGCAACTCGACGGGCGCCCTCAGCACGGCCGCGACGGGCCGGATGTCGAGCGACCTGCCGTGGTTCGACGACCTCAGCGCGCAGGACCGGTCCTGGGTCGGGCTCATCGTGCAGGCCGGCATCCGCGGCTTCGTCGACTGGTACGACCGCGAGGTCACGGCCTCGGCGCACGACCCCCTCGACGTCGTCGTCTTCGGCGCCGCGCCCCGCGAGCTGACCGGTGTCATCTCGCTCCAGCAGACCGTCGAGCTGGTGCGGCTCAGCATCCGGGTCGTGGAGACCACGATCGACGACCTCCTCGACCCCGAGGACGCCGGCGAGGTCCACGGCGCGGTCCTCCTGTACGCCCGCGAGGTCGCCTTCGCCACGGCCGCCGTCTACGCCCGCGCAGCCGAGTCGCGCGGCGCCTGGGACGCCCGGCTCGAGGCGCTCGTCGTCGACGCCGTCGTCCGGGCCGAGACCGACGAGTCGGTGCTCTCCCGCGCCAGCGCGCTCGGCTGGGGCGCCCACGGCGACGTCGCCGTCGTGCTCGGGTCCGTGCCGCCCCACCGTGCGGAGCTCGACGTCTTCGAGTCCGTACGCCGTTCCGCGCGCACCGCCGACATGGACGCACTGTGTGCCACGCAGGGCGACCGGCTGGTCGTCGTGCTGGGCGGCGTGGCCGACCCGCTCAAGGCCGCCACGCACCTGATCGACCACTTCGGGGCCGGCCCGGTCGTCGTCGGCCCGGTGACCGCCGACCTCGCCCACGCCTACGCCTCCGCGCGCGACGCCCTGTCGGCGCACCGGGCCGCCAGCGGCTGGCCCGACGCGCCCCGCCCGGTCGCCAGCCGGGACCTGCTCCCCGAGCGTGCGCTCGCCGGCGACGGGCACGCGCGCCGCCACCTCGTCGACGAGGTCTACCTCCCGCTGGTGGCCGCCCGCGGCACCCTGCTCGAGACGCTGGCCGCCTGGTTCGAGCACGGCTCGTCGATCGAGGGCACAGCTCGCGCGCTCTTCGTCCACCCCAACACGGTCCGCTACCGGCTGCGACAAGTCGCCGACACCACCGGATGGTCGCCGACCCGGCCGCGGGAGGCGTTCGCGCTCCAGCTGGCCCTCATCCTGGGTCGCCAGTCAGGTCGTACGGAGCCCTAG
- a CDS encoding alpha/beta fold hydrolase, translating into MHGHRRAFVRAGSGTAVLLLHGLACDHTTWEPVIASLARTHTVIAPDLLGHGESDKPRADYSVGGYANGMRDLLTVLGIDTVTVVGHSFGGGVAMQFAYQFPERTERLVLVSSGGLGPDVSPAIRVITTPGFQQAMGVLTTPLVRRPTTAALRLLARTGVSQLRDLDEVASIYETFADPRARAAIRHVVRSVVDWRGQIVTMADRAYLTEAMPMCVIWGADDLVIPVAHASNASALAPTARVEVIPNAGHFPHKDHPQRFVKIVRDFMRSTEPSRYDAERWRELLDQGAPVTPVHAGAGESPRSPVHAVRRAKPA; encoded by the coding sequence GTGCACGGCCACCGACGCGCCTTCGTGCGCGCCGGCTCGGGTACGGCCGTCCTGCTGCTGCACGGGCTGGCCTGCGACCACACCACCTGGGAGCCCGTGATCGCCTCGTTGGCCCGGACCCACACGGTCATCGCGCCCGACCTGCTCGGGCACGGGGAGTCCGACAAGCCGCGGGCCGACTACAGCGTCGGCGGTTACGCCAACGGCATGCGCGACCTGCTCACCGTCCTCGGGATCGACACCGTGACGGTGGTCGGGCACAGCTTCGGCGGGGGAGTGGCGATGCAGTTCGCCTACCAGTTCCCCGAGCGCACCGAGCGCCTCGTGCTGGTCAGCTCCGGCGGACTGGGCCCCGACGTCTCGCCCGCGATCCGCGTGATCACGACACCGGGCTTCCAGCAGGCGATGGGGGTACTGACCACGCCCCTCGTGCGTCGGCCGACGACCGCCGCCCTGCGCCTGCTCGCGCGCACGGGTGTGAGCCAGCTGCGCGACCTCGACGAGGTCGCCTCGATCTACGAGACCTTCGCCGACCCCCGGGCGCGTGCCGCGATCAGGCACGTCGTCCGCTCGGTGGTCGACTGGCGCGGCCAGATCGTCACGATGGCCGACCGCGCCTACCTCACCGAGGCGATGCCGATGTGCGTGATCTGGGGCGCCGACGACCTGGTCATCCCGGTCGCCCACGCCAGCAACGCCAGCGCGCTCGCGCCGACCGCCCGCGTCGAGGTGATCCCCAACGCGGGGCACTTCCCGCACAAGGACCACCCGCAGCGGTTCGTGAAGATCGTGCGCGACTTCATGCGGTCCACCGAGCCGAGCCGGTACGACGCCGAGCGCTGGCGTGAGCTGCTGGACCAGGGGGCTCCGGTCACGCCTGTCCACGCCGGGGCCGGGGAGTCGCCGCGCTCGCCCGTGCACGCCGTGCGACGCGCGAAGCCCGCCTGA